From a region of the Butyrivibrio sp. AE3004 genome:
- a CDS encoding MinD/ParA family protein, whose translation MDQAEQLRKIIKAENAPQRPLARIITVTSGKGGVGKSNVSINLAIQFRRMGQRVIILDADFGLANIEIMFGTVPKHNLSDLIYQGKNIKDIITWGPEGVGFISGGSGISGMYNLSRDYLVYIIVNLAELDAIADTIIIDTGAGISDAVMEFLVASGEIILVTTPEPTSITDSYSLLKALNQQSRFSKDNTKIKVVSNRVSSGEEGQQLFNKLNAVVARYLKLPLSYLGAIPQDQMLARGVMQQSPVSIQYPNSKSSKAFEQIAAELVNKSEMEQYKPRGMAAFFSHIITGRKLNSERNTGDKASGQ comes from the coding sequence ATGGATCAGGCTGAACAGCTAAGAAAAATTATAAAAGCAGAAAACGCACCACAGAGGCCTCTTGCCAGGATTATCACAGTGACAAGTGGCAAAGGAGGTGTTGGTAAGTCCAATGTATCGATAAACCTGGCAATACAATTCAGGAGGATGGGACAACGAGTTATTATACTTGATGCCGACTTTGGACTTGCAAATATAGAGATAATGTTTGGCACGGTGCCAAAACATAATTTAAGTGACCTGATTTATCAGGGAAAGAATATCAAAGATATCATTACCTGGGGACCGGAGGGAGTAGGCTTTATATCCGGCGGCTCAGGCATTTCAGGTATGTATAACCTGAGCAGGGATTATCTTGTATATATAATAGTAAACCTTGCGGAACTCGATGCGATAGCGGACACAATAATAATAGATACGGGTGCGGGAATATCTGATGCGGTTATGGAATTTTTGGTGGCAAGCGGTGAGATAATACTTGTTACTACACCGGAACCCACTTCGATAACTGATTCATATTCACTACTTAAGGCACTTAATCAACAGTCCCGTTTTTCGAAAGACAACACTAAGATTAAAGTTGTTTCAAACAGGGTTTCCAGTGGCGAGGAGGGTCAGCAACTGTTTAATAAACTGAATGCGGTTGTTGCAAGATATTTAAAGCTACCACTTTCATATCTTGGTGCGATACCTCAGGATCAGATGCTGGCGCGAGGCGTTATGCAACAGTCACCGGTTTCAATACAGTATCCGAACTCTAAGTCTTCGAAGGCGTTTGAGCAGATTGCTGCGGAACTTGTGAATAAGAGCGAAATGGAACAATACAAACCAAGAGGAATGGCTGCATTTTTCTCACATATTATAACAGGGCGTAAACTTAATTCAGAGAGAAATACCGGAGATAAGGCTTCCGGTCAGTAA
- a CDS encoding protein-glutamate methylesterase/protein-glutamine glutaminase, with translation MSKKILLVDDSALMRTVLSDIINSDSRFQVVDKAKDGVEALELLKTKSYDAVILDVNMPRMDGITLLKEINKNKIRAKVMMCSTDTKEGAKVTLDSLELGALDFIHKPDRASDCRGDDFTTTLTRTLAAVCESRAPVSTKAFSIDEIKASRKMVSIVAKHADKVTGNRIVAIASSTGGPRALQAVIPKLPKNLKTPVVLVQHMPEGFTASLAERLDSLSEIKVKEAAEGDVLQAGTVYIARGGKHMHIITSAGKHTIHYVDGPTREGVRPCANFMYESLMDSDYDSICCVVLTGMGADGTEGIKNLKSAKKVHVIGQDEASCTVYGMPKAVATAGLVNQVVTLEDVAQEIIMNVGVK, from the coding sequence ATGTCGAAAAAAATTTTATTAGTTGATGACTCTGCACTCATGAGAACCGTCCTTAGTGATATTATTAATTCAGATTCTAGATTTCAGGTTGTAGATAAGGCTAAAGACGGAGTGGAAGCCCTTGAGCTTCTAAAGACCAAATCATACGATGCTGTTATTTTAGATGTAAACATGCCTCGTATGGACGGTATTACGTTACTCAAGGAGATTAACAAAAATAAAATAAGGGCGAAGGTAATGATGTGTAGTACAGACACAAAGGAAGGCGCAAAAGTAACACTCGATTCATTGGAACTTGGAGCCCTTGATTTTATTCACAAACCGGATCGTGCCTCGGATTGCCGTGGCGATGATTTCACCACTACGCTCACAAGGACACTCGCAGCAGTATGCGAGTCAAGAGCGCCGGTTAGTACGAAGGCTTTTTCAATCGATGAGATCAAAGCCTCTCGTAAGATGGTGAGTATTGTCGCTAAGCATGCAGACAAGGTCACAGGTAATCGTATTGTAGCGATTGCCAGTTCTACGGGTGGGCCTCGTGCGCTTCAAGCGGTTATTCCCAAACTTCCCAAAAATCTAAAAACACCGGTTGTTCTTGTACAGCATATGCCGGAAGGATTCACAGCTTCTCTTGCTGAGAGACTTGATTCTCTTTCTGAGATAAAAGTTAAGGAAGCTGCTGAAGGTGATGTTCTTCAGGCAGGAACCGTCTATATTGCAAGAGGCGGTAAGCATATGCATATTATTACATCAGCCGGCAAGCACACAATCCATTATGTGGACGGCCCCACCAGAGAGGGTGTCAGACCTTGTGCTAACTTCATGTATGAGTCTCTTATGGATTCAGACTATGACTCAATATGTTGTGTAGTACTTACAGGAATGGGTGCTGATGGTACTGAGGGAATTAAAAATCTGAAATCGGCAAAGAAAGTTCATGTCATAGGTCAGGACGAAGCTTCCTGCACAGTTTATGGCATGCCTAAGGCAGTGGCAACAGCTGGTCTCGTTAATCAGGTCGTTACACTTGAGGACGTAGCCCAGGAAATTATTATGAACGTTGGCGTTAAGTAA
- a CDS encoding chemotaxis protein CheC, which yields MSEMSLENMSDQYFDVLKELGNIGAGNATTALAQMLGTKVDMSVPQVKLLDFKDVGDLMGGAEQIMTGIYLAVEGDINGSIMFLLGMKAARHLVNMLMGITDKDENVPFDDTELSAIKEVGNIITGSYLNSLSMITNLKLLPSVPFLAIDMAGAILSVPAIEFGMMGDKILLIETSFFDSEVLSGYFILLPDVDGYSKILTSLGMGDVTING from the coding sequence TTGAGTGAGATGAGTTTGGAGAATATGTCCGACCAATATTTTGATGTTCTAAAGGAACTGGGTAATATTGGAGCGGGTAATGCGACCACTGCACTTGCACAAATGCTTGGTACAAAGGTTGATATGTCAGTACCGCAGGTTAAGCTTCTTGATTTTAAAGATGTTGGAGATCTGATGGGCGGTGCTGAGCAGATAATGACCGGCATTTACCTGGCTGTTGAGGGCGATATAAACGGTAGCATAATGTTCCTTCTTGGTATGAAAGCAGCAAGACATCTTGTAAACATGCTTATGGGAATTACCGATAAGGACGAAAATGTTCCTTTTGATGACACAGAGCTTTCTGCGATCAAGGAAGTGGGCAATATTATTACAGGATCATACCTGAATTCACTTTCTATGATTACAAATTTGAAACTTTTACCTTCAGTACCTTTTCTTGCAATCGATATGGCGGGAGCTATCCTGTCAGTACCTGCAATTGAGTTTGGTATGATGGGGGATAAGATTCTGCTAATTGAGACATCTTTCTTTGACAGTGAAGTTCTCAGCGGATATTTTATCCTGCTGCCTGATGTGGACGGTTACAGTAAGATTTTGACATCTCTCGGAATGGGCGATGTTACCATTAATGGATAA
- a CDS encoding flagellar brake protein gives MLADYIAPGNKIELKAIGKVWMDDDSRTKKIHLSKITDILSEDRIEVLMPMDKGKLVLLPVDGEYSLCFYSSRGLFQCYGRIIDRYRSNNVYILVLDLLSNLQRLQRREYYRFSCALELRSRIFTEEEVEAIRRNWGLLLGTNKPLQRSVIVDISGGGLRFVANFQYEEGSTIYCSYRLPGNINNIEYEMVCTVLRVQELENRPGLYEHRIQYTYIDETSREDIIHFIFEEERKIRKKQN, from the coding sequence ATGCTTGCGGACTATATTGCGCCAGGCAATAAAATTGAACTGAAGGCCATCGGTAAGGTCTGGATGGACGATGACAGCCGCACGAAAAAGATTCACCTGAGTAAGATAACCGATATTTTGTCAGAGGACAGGATAGAAGTTCTTATGCCAATGGATAAGGGGAAACTGGTATTGCTACCGGTTGATGGTGAATACAGCTTGTGCTTTTACAGCTCAAGAGGACTGTTTCAATGTTACGGAAGGATAATTGACCGATACCGAAGTAATAACGTTTATATTTTGGTTCTTGACCTTCTTAGTAATCTTCAGAGACTACAGCGAAGAGAATATTACAGATTCAGCTGTGCATTGGAGCTTAGATCGCGAATCTTTACAGAGGAAGAGGTTGAAGCTATCAGGCGGAATTGGGGATTACTTTTGGGAACCAACAAACCGTTGCAACGAAGTGTCATAGTGGACATAAGTGGAGGAGGTTTACGGTTTGTCGCTAATTTCCAATATGAAGAAGGCAGCACAATTTATTGTTCTTATCGACTACCCGGAAATATTAATAATATAGAGTACGAAATGGTGTGCACCGTACTTAGGGTACAGGAACTCGAAAACAGGCCAGGACTGTATGAGCACCGCATACAGTACACCTACATTGACGAGACTTCCAGGGAAGATATTATTCATTTTATCTTTGAGGAAGAACGAAAAATTAGAAAGAAGCAAAACTAA
- a CDS encoding chemotaxis protein CheA — MDVSQYLGVFLDEAKEHLQTLNDSIMQLEQDPENEDCINEIFRSAHSMKGMAGTMGYKNMQNLTHDMEDVFSDVRNGTLKIDSSMIDTLFQCLDAIQAYVDNITESQDEGTEENANLIKALADIRAGGTGGGAAHAAAATPAQEAAPAQEAAAAAPTMTAAPSDADPTKDYRAIKIDPDTKGTLEDAKGQGKKLYGLNVKIQDSCILKAARAFLVFKGIEEIGELVISEPSTQDIEDEKFEFNFSLIISTDEEDKDKIKDIVKSVSEIEDCEIGDYDPNVATSTEDAAAAPAQGTAPAAPAQGAAPAAPAAPAPKPAEKAPAAGGKDAGGKKPVGKPVVNRTVRVDIDKLDVLMNLVSELIIAKNSLISAANSAGIVSGNVNEQIEYLESVTTNLHESVMKVRMVPIESVLQKFPRMIRDLNKSLGKKMELTMTGEDTEMDRTVVDEIGDPLMHLLRNSADHGIESAELRAERGKPEEGQIFLHAYQDGNSVVIEVGDDGNGIDAEKVKAKAIEKGVITQDQADSMTEKQAVELLFHPGFSTAKQVSEISGRGVGLDVVKSKVESLSGEVDVKTKLGEGSTWIIRLPLTLAIIQALMVVVGNEKYAIPLDSIQSIEDVAPTDIKTVENKEVINLRGSVTPIIRVSDALDAESNKNEDEDLVVVITRKGDQQFGLVIDELMGQQEIVIKPLGRYMNKCRMISGATILGDGEIALILDTNQLA, encoded by the coding sequence ATGGATGTTTCTCAGTATCTAGGCGTCTTTCTCGACGAAGCAAAGGAGCATCTCCAAACACTGAATGATAGTATCATGCAGTTGGAGCAGGATCCGGAGAACGAAGATTGTATTAATGAAATTTTCCGTTCTGCGCATTCCATGAAGGGAATGGCAGGAACCATGGGTTATAAGAACATGCAGAATCTTACCCATGATATGGAAGATGTATTTTCTGATGTGCGTAACGGCACTCTCAAGATTGATTCCAGCATGATTGACACGCTGTTTCAGTGTCTGGATGCTATACAGGCTTACGTTGATAATATTACGGAGTCTCAGGATGAAGGAACTGAGGAAAATGCCAACCTTATAAAAGCGCTTGCTGACATCAGAGCAGGCGGAACAGGTGGCGGAGCAGCACATGCAGCTGCAGCAACGCCTGCACAGGAGGCAGCGCCTGCACAGGAAGCAGCGGCTGCTGCTCCTACTATGACTGCAGCTCCTTCTGACGCAGACCCTACAAAGGATTATAGAGCAATTAAGATTGACCCTGATACCAAAGGGACATTGGAAGATGCCAAGGGGCAGGGCAAGAAGCTCTATGGCCTTAATGTAAAGATTCAGGATAGCTGTATCCTTAAGGCAGCAAGAGCATTCCTTGTATTCAAGGGTATTGAAGAAATTGGTGAACTTGTAATTTCCGAGCCTTCAACCCAGGATATTGAGGATGAGAAATTTGAATTCAATTTTAGTCTAATTATTTCTACAGACGAAGAAGATAAAGATAAGATCAAAGATATAGTTAAGAGTGTTTCGGAGATTGAGGATTGTGAAATCGGTGATTATGATCCCAATGTCGCAACAAGTACTGAAGACGCAGCGGCAGCACCTGCTCAGGGAACAGCACCCGCAGCGCCTGCTCAGGGAGCAGCTCCTGCAGCTCCTGCAGCACCTGCTCCGAAGCCCGCAGAAAAAGCACCTGCAGCAGGAGGTAAGGATGCCGGTGGTAAGAAACCTGTTGGCAAGCCTGTAGTAAACCGTACGGTTCGTGTGGATATCGATAAACTTGATGTTCTTATGAATCTGGTAAGTGAGCTTATTATTGCAAAGAACTCTTTGATATCTGCTGCTAATTCAGCAGGAATTGTAAGTGGCAACGTAAACGAGCAGATAGAATATCTGGAAAGCGTTACTACCAATCTTCATGAATCTGTCATGAAAGTTCGAATGGTACCTATTGAGAGCGTACTCCAGAAATTCCCTCGTATGATTCGAGATTTAAATAAGTCACTTGGCAAGAAGATGGAACTGACCATGACCGGTGAAGACACTGAAATGGACAGAACCGTGGTTGATGAGATCGGTGACCCTCTGATGCACCTTTTGAGAAACAGTGCTGACCATGGTATTGAATCTGCCGAGCTTCGTGCAGAGAGAGGAAAACCTGAAGAAGGACAGATTTTCCTGCATGCATACCAGGATGGTAACAGTGTTGTTATTGAAGTTGGTGATGATGGTAATGGTATTGACGCCGAGAAGGTTAAGGCTAAGGCTATTGAGAAAGGCGTTATTACTCAGGATCAGGCAGACAGCATGACTGAAAAACAGGCTGTTGAGCTTCTTTTCCATCCCGGATTTTCTACAGCAAAGCAGGTATCTGAAATTTCAGGAAGAGGCGTAGGCCTTGACGTTGTTAAGTCAAAGGTTGAGTCTTTGTCCGGCGAAGTTGATGTAAAGACAAAGCTTGGAGAAGGAAGTACTTGGATTATTAGACTTCCGCTTACACTTGCGATTATTCAGGCTCTGATGGTTGTAGTAGGAAATGAAAAATATGCTATTCCTCTTGATTCTATCCAAAGTATTGAGGATGTTGCTCCTACGGATATTAAGACCGTTGAGAATAAAGAAGTTATAAATCTTCGCGGAAGCGTAACTCCTATAATTCGTGTAAGTGATGCACTGGATGCAGAAAGTAACAAGAATGAAGATGAAGATCTTGTAGTCGTTATTACAAGAAAAGGTGATCAGCAATTTGGTCTTGTAATTGATGAACTGATGGGACAGCAGGAAATTGTTATCAAGCCTCTTGGCAGATACATGAATAAGTGCCGCATGATCAGTGGTGCTACTATCCTAGGCGATGGCGAGATCGCATTGATCCTTGATACAAATCAGTTAGCATAA
- the flhA gene encoding flagellar biosynthesis protein FlhA encodes MNLSWLETIRKRAFDYGVALYFVAAVMMLIIQIPTWLMDMLLAFDMSLSFVILFTAMFSKEVLDMSFFPTILLFTTIFRIALNVSSTRLILTGGDAGQVIEVFGSFVGAGDLIIGAIVYGMLILVQFMVINKGSERVAEVSARFTLDAMPGKQMAIDADLNTGAITDQEAKERREKIQNEASFFGAMDGATKYVKGDSVAGLIITVVNIVGGILMGVLRQGMPVTDALDKYAILTMGDGLVSSIPSLLVSLSTGILVTKGGKEADFGPALIGQLFSMSKTLYLVGGVVAALGLLTPLPNILYIPLGGLIAGLGFLMDRGSKISQTEEEVMAEEEQQAEEIRQPENVTSLLQVDPIELEFGYGIIPLADVNQGGDLLDRVVMIRRQIALELGTVVPIIRLRDNIQLNPNQYIIKIKGIQVSDGEILFDHYMAMNPGNVEEEITGIPTFEPSFHLPATWITESQRERAESLGYTVVDPPSIIATHLTEVIRNHIAELLTRQDVQNLVNNLQESNPALVEELTPKLMSLGEIEKVLQNLLSEGISIRDLVTIFETLADYAPSTHDSDILTEYVRQSLRRAISNKYFYPGETTSVITLDPKIEQEIMQSVKQTETGAYLTLDPTRTKAILKSVGEQAKKLEDAGMIPIIMTSPIVRMYFKKMTEDYYKDLIVLSYNEVEPNVEMQSVGMVAA; translated from the coding sequence ATGAATCTTAGCTGGCTTGAGACAATAAGAAAGCGTGCTTTTGATTATGGAGTGGCGCTTTATTTTGTTGCAGCTGTAATGATGCTCATTATCCAAATCCCTACGTGGCTTATGGATATGCTTCTGGCATTCGACATGTCGCTGTCTTTTGTAATACTTTTTACAGCCATGTTTTCAAAGGAAGTACTGGATATGTCATTCTTTCCGACTATCCTGCTGTTCACCACAATTTTCCGTATTGCTCTTAACGTATCATCCACCCGTCTGATTCTGACAGGAGGAGATGCGGGTCAGGTTATAGAGGTGTTCGGATCCTTCGTTGGAGCCGGAGATCTTATTATTGGTGCAATTGTATATGGTATGCTTATTCTCGTGCAGTTCATGGTCATCAACAAAGGTTCCGAGCGTGTTGCTGAAGTATCTGCACGTTTCACATTGGATGCTATGCCCGGTAAGCAGATGGCTATCGATGCAGACCTTAATACCGGTGCGATAACCGATCAGGAAGCTAAGGAGCGCCGTGAGAAGATTCAGAACGAAGCAAGCTTCTTCGGAGCAATGGATGGTGCTACCAAATATGTAAAGGGAGATTCGGTGGCAGGCCTTATTATTACGGTCGTAAATATTGTCGGCGGAATACTTATGGGTGTATTGAGACAGGGAATGCCCGTTACGGATGCTCTTGATAAATATGCGATTCTTACAATGGGTGACGGACTTGTAAGTTCTATCCCTTCCCTTTTGGTATCACTTAGTACAGGTATTCTCGTTACTAAGGGCGGAAAAGAAGCTGATTTCGGACCGGCTCTTATTGGGCAGCTGTTCTCGATGTCAAAGACCTTGTATCTGGTAGGCGGTGTTGTGGCTGCATTGGGACTGCTTACACCACTTCCGAATATTCTTTATATACCTCTTGGCGGACTGATTGCGGGGCTAGGCTTTTTGATGGACAGAGGTTCCAAGATTTCCCAGACGGAAGAAGAGGTTATGGCTGAAGAAGAACAGCAGGCAGAGGAGATCAGACAGCCTGAGAATGTAACGAGTCTTCTTCAGGTTGATCCCATAGAGCTTGAGTTCGGTTATGGAATTATTCCCCTTGCCGATGTTAATCAGGGCGGAGATCTGCTTGACCGTGTTGTTATGATTCGTAGACAGATAGCGCTGGAACTCGGTACGGTTGTTCCTATTATCCGACTTCGTGATAATATCCAGCTAAATCCTAACCAGTATATTATAAAAATAAAGGGTATTCAGGTAAGTGATGGAGAAATTCTGTTTGATCATTATATGGCAATGAATCCCGGAAATGTAGAGGAGGAGATTACAGGTATTCCTACCTTTGAGCCTTCTTTCCATCTGCCGGCTACCTGGATTACGGAGAGCCAGCGCGAACGTGCTGAGTCTCTGGGATATACTGTTGTAGATCCGCCTTCAATTATTGCAACACATCTTACAGAGGTTATTAGGAATCATATCGCAGAACTTCTTACAAGGCAGGATGTTCAGAATCTTGTTAACAATCTTCAGGAGAGCAACCCTGCGCTTGTAGAAGAGCTTACGCCTAAGCTTATGAGCCTTGGTGAGATTGAAAAGGTTTTGCAGAATCTTCTTTCGGAAGGTATTTCCATAAGAGATCTGGTAACAATTTTTGAGACACTTGCAGATTATGCTCCTTCAACTCATGACAGTGACATTTTAACGGAATATGTCAGGCAGAGTCTGAGACGTGCAATCTCAAATAAATATTTTTATCCGGGAGAGACTACAAGTGTTATAACACTTGATCCCAAGATTGAGCAGGAGATAATGCAATCCGTTAAGCAGACAGAAACAGGTGCATATCTGACTTTGGATCCGACGAGGACCAAGGCAATTCTTAAGTCGGTAGGCGAGCAGGCCAAGAAGCTTGAGGATGCAGGTATGATACCGATAATAATGACTTCTCCTATTGTTCGTATGTATTTTAAGAAAATGACAGAAGATTACTACAAGGATTTGATCGTGCTTTCTTACAATGAAGTTGAACCTAATGTTGAGATGCAGTCTGTAGGAATGGTAGCAGCATAA
- a CDS encoding chemotaxis protein CheD, translated as MSQIIKVGMADLNICVSPDGITTLGLGSCVGIAVRDPVTKIGGLAHIMLPDSKEIKNNSNIPKFADTGIDELIKQVVAKGASKSRLVAKIAGGAQMFAFNSANATMRVGERNVAATIKKLKELGIPILAQDTGDSYGRTVIFYPENGNFVIRAVGKPEKTI; from the coding sequence ATGAGTCAAATTATCAAGGTTGGTATGGCCGATCTTAATATTTGCGTCAGTCCTGATGGAATCACGACACTTGGACTTGGCTCCTGTGTAGGGATTGCTGTACGGGATCCGGTAACCAAAATAGGCGGTCTGGCACATATTATGCTTCCTGATTCCAAAGAGATAAAAAACAATTCCAATATTCCGAAATTTGCGGATACCGGAATTGATGAACTTATTAAGCAGGTAGTAGCAAAAGGTGCCAGCAAATCACGTCTTGTTGCAAAAATAGCCGGTGGTGCTCAGATGTTTGCATTTAATTCCGCCAATGCAACTATGCGTGTTGGAGAGAGAAATGTTGCAGCTACAATAAAAAAACTTAAGGAACTCGGTATTCCGATATTGGCACAGGATACAGGAGATTCTTATGGACGTACTGTAATTTTCTATCCTGAGAATGGAAATTTTGTCATAAGAGCTGTAGGTAAACCGGAAAAGACGATATGA
- a CDS encoding chemotaxis protein CheW: MNELRDTQDVGELIQYIIIRLGDEQYGIDIKYIDNIVRMQQITRVPQVAHYLKGVINIRGVIVPVMSLRLKMDMAPDEITDKSRIIILKAEEDTLIGIIVDQVNQVLTLGSKSIEKVTYSADKGKKLNSFISGVGKYEGGLVSILDLGMVEMEEDKAKA, translated from the coding sequence ATGAATGAATTAAGAGATACACAAGATGTCGGCGAACTGATTCAGTATATTATCATCAGACTCGGTGACGAACAGTATGGAATAGATATTAAATATATTGATAACATTGTGCGCATGCAGCAGATAACAAGAGTACCTCAGGTTGCCCATTATCTTAAGGGCGTTATCAATATTCGAGGTGTCATTGTACCTGTTATGAGTCTCAGACTTAAAATGGATATGGCTCCGGATGAAATAACAGATAAAAGCCGTATTATTATTCTGAAGGCTGAGGAGGATACGCTTATCGGTATTATTGTTGATCAGGTTAATCAGGTTCTTACCCTGGGAAGTAAGAGCATTGAAAAAGTTACATACAGTGCCGATAAGGGGAAAAAGCTTAACAGCTTCATAAGTGGCGTTGGAAAATATGAAGGAGGTCTTGTTTCAATTCTTGATCTTGGAATGGTAGAGATGGAAGAGGATAAGGCTAAAGCGTAA
- the flhF gene encoding flagellar biosynthesis protein FlhF, whose translation MIIKKYTGKTESEATEIAKKELGENIVIMNVRPVKKSGLFAIFSPSKIEITVALEDEPSKNMRSVKPVKEQNKTAKTQKPQSMADKLLKAQEQGEIPPLKVSQVPTPEPKIAPPPGREFAFQQDESSAIEEKLDSLHNLIEKNLKNEKEEVKAEVSESENIEVKGENTVSDETLSFVRVLYNTLIENEVDEIYANQLTDEVEKVSKPNIPMEYVLANVYQKMVLKFGPADKIRESQDGPIAEIFIGPTGVGKTTTIAKLASELCITRKKKVALLTVDTYRIAAAEQLRTYATIMDIPFRVIYSIEEMKQAAEDFKDFDYLMVDTAGHSLHNEEQKETMIGFIHALEECVETENYLVLSATTKYRDLIEIADGYSELVKYKLIFTKMDETSSAGNLYNIHMHTGAPMSYITNGQNVPSDIAVFDAQKSVKGLLGGK comes from the coding sequence ATGATTATTAAAAAGTACACAGGAAAAACTGAATCAGAGGCTACAGAAATTGCTAAGAAGGAGCTGGGCGAGAACATTGTAATAATGAATGTCAGACCGGTTAAGAAAAGCGGATTGTTTGCCATTTTTTCTCCTTCAAAGATTGAGATTACGGTTGCTCTTGAAGATGAGCCTTCAAAAAATATGAGATCCGTAAAGCCTGTAAAGGAGCAGAACAAGACTGCTAAAACTCAGAAGCCTCAGTCAATGGCGGATAAACTTTTGAAAGCGCAGGAGCAGGGAGAAATACCACCTCTCAAGGTTTCACAGGTGCCGACACCTGAACCTAAAATTGCGCCTCCTCCGGGGAGAGAGTTTGCTTTTCAACAGGATGAGAGCAGCGCTATAGAGGAAAAACTTGACAGCCTTCATAATCTTATAGAGAAGAATCTTAAGAACGAAAAAGAAGAAGTAAAAGCCGAAGTTTCCGAATCTGAGAATATTGAGGTCAAAGGAGAAAATACTGTCTCTGATGAGACTTTATCTTTTGTCAGAGTTCTTTATAACACACTTATTGAGAATGAGGTTGATGAAATTTATGCAAATCAGCTGACCGATGAGGTTGAGAAGGTTAGTAAGCCAAACATTCCCATGGAATATGTGTTGGCTAATGTATATCAGAAGATGGTTCTGAAATTCGGCCCTGCAGATAAAATCAGGGAGAGTCAGGACGGGCCTATTGCAGAAATATTTATAGGACCTACAGGAGTCGGTAAGACTACTACAATAGCAAAGCTTGCTTCTGAGCTTTGCATTACAAGAAAAAAGAAGGTTGCGCTTCTTACAGTAGATACCTACAGAATTGCTGCGGCAGAGCAACTTCGTACCTATGCGACGATTATGGATATTCCCTTCAGGGTTATCTATTCAATTGAAGAAATGAAGCAGGCTGCTGAAGATTTTAAGGATTTTGATTATCTCATGGTTGACACTGCAGGGCATAGTCTTCATAACGAAGAACAAAAAGAAACGATGATAGGCTTCATACATGCTCTTGAGGAATGTGTTGAGACGGAGAACTATCTGGTGCTCAGCGCTACTACCAAATACAGGGACCTTATAGAGATAGCTGACGGATATTCTGAGCTTGTCAAATATAAGCTGATCTTTACAAAGATGGATGAGACCAGTTCTGCCGGAAATCTTTATAATATACACATGCACACCGGAGCACCTATGTCTTATATTACAAACGGTCAAAACGTTCCGAGCGATATTGCAGTTTTTGATGCACAGAAAAGCGTAAAAGGGCTTCTTGGTGGAAAATAG